One genomic window of Candidatus Pseudobacter hemicellulosilyticus includes the following:
- the panB gene encoding 3-methyl-2-oxobutanoate hydroxymethyltransferase encodes MSVNKEVKKITTNTIQKMKTNGEKISMITAYDFSFARLFDAAGVDVILVGDSASNVMAGHETTLPITLDQMIYHASSVIRGVNRSLVVVDLPFGSYQGNSKEALASAIRIMKETGAHGIKLEGGEEILESIKRILAAGIPVMGHLGLTPQSIYKFGTYTVRAREEAEANKLRHDARLLQDIGCFSMVLEKIPAQLAKEVSESLLVPTIGIGAGKHCDGQVLVMHDMLGINNEFKPRFLRQYLNMAEQINGAITQYVKDVKANDFPNDQEQY; translated from the coding sequence ATGTCAGTGAACAAAGAGGTAAAAAAGATCACTACCAATACCATCCAGAAGATGAAAACCAATGGCGAAAAGATCTCTATGATCACCGCCTATGATTTTTCCTTCGCCCGCCTTTTCGATGCGGCCGGTGTTGATGTGATCCTGGTAGGCGACTCCGCCTCCAATGTTATGGCCGGCCACGAGACCACCCTGCCCATCACCCTGGACCAGATGATCTACCACGCATCTTCCGTGATCCGCGGCGTCAATCGCTCCCTGGTAGTGGTAGACCTGCCCTTTGGTTCGTACCAGGGCAATTCAAAAGAAGCCCTGGCCTCCGCCATCCGCATTATGAAAGAGACCGGCGCCCATGGTATCAAGCTGGAAGGCGGCGAAGAGATCCTGGAATCCATTAAAAGGATCCTGGCCGCCGGCATCCCTGTCATGGGACACCTGGGCCTTACCCCCCAATCCATTTATAAGTTCGGGACCTATACCGTACGCGCCCGGGAAGAGGCCGAAGCCAATAAGCTCCGCCATGACGCCCGGCTCCTCCAGGATATCGGCTGCTTCAGCATGGTGCTGGAAAAGATCCCTGCCCAGCTGGCCAAAGAGGTGTCCGAAAGCCTGCTGGTACCCACCATCGGCATCGGGGCAGGTAAACATTGCGATGGCCAGGTCCTGGTGATGCACGATATGCTGGGCATCAACAACGAATTCAAACCCCGCTTCCTTCGACAGTACCTCAATATGGCCGAACAGATCAATGGCGCCATTACCCAATATGTAAAGGATGTGAAAGCGAATGATTTCCCGAACGACCAGGAGCAATATTAA
- a CDS encoding phosphatase PAP2 family protein — protein sequence MPLLQWIENLDRALVVLINNDTDRAWLDPVMTLLRHPYTWIPLYVYMLYLAIRKLEWRAWLFTGCTLLTFAITDSLSAAVMKPFFGRLRPCQDPDLGPLLRDLIDCGGMYGLPSSHAANHFGLAAFWFIAILAITGKKWHWLWIWAAIIGYAQIYVGKHYPSDIVVGGVVGLITGTGAGWLFRRLWPVTQRYTLVYNPPASLR from the coding sequence ATGCCGCTACTTCAATGGATCGAGAACCTGGACAGGGCGCTGGTAGTGCTCATCAACAATGATACTGACCGCGCCTGGCTGGACCCCGTAATGACCCTCCTGCGTCATCCGTACACCTGGATCCCGCTCTATGTTTACATGCTGTACCTGGCCATCCGTAAACTGGAATGGCGGGCCTGGCTTTTTACAGGCTGCACCCTGCTGACCTTTGCCATCACCGACAGCCTCAGCGCTGCAGTCATGAAGCCTTTTTTCGGCCGGCTCCGCCCCTGCCAGGACCCCGACCTGGGCCCCTTGCTCCGGGACCTGATTGACTGCGGCGGGATGTATGGCCTGCCCTCCTCCCATGCCGCCAACCATTTTGGACTGGCCGCTTTCTGGTTCATTGCCATCCTGGCCATCACCGGTAAAAAATGGCACTGGCTATGGATCTGGGCCGCTATCATCGGGTATGCCCAGATCTATGTGGGCAAACACTACCCATCCGATATTGTAGTGGGTGGCGTAGTAGGCCTGATCACCGGCACAGGGGCAGGTTGGCTGTTCCGGAGACTATGGCCCGTAACACAACGTTATACACTGGTATACAATCCACCAGCATCCTTACGTTAA
- a CDS encoding aldehyde dehydrogenase family protein → MMDFLAALQLKATNAGVSTGSQWIETATPLLESHSPVDGRLIGAVHMADTASYEAVVAKAQQAFQAWRVWPAPKRGEVVRQIGEALRQYKEPLGKLVSYEMGKSLQEGYGEVQEMIDICDFAVGLSRQLYGLTIHSERPAHRMYEQWHPLGLVGIVTAFNFPVAVWSWNTMLAWVCGDVCIWKPSEKTPLCAVACQHIVSTVFARNGVPEGVSNLLVGGREAGEWLSDDHRIPLVSATGSTRMGKAVGAAVGARLGRVLLELGGNNAIIISKEADLDIAVRGAIFGAVGTAGQRCTTTRRLIIHESVYETIKDKLVAAYRQLYIGNPLEEQNHVGPLIDKEAVKNYLAAIEDCKVEGGHFVVEGGVLEGPGYESGCYVNPCIAEARPDFAIVQQETFAPILYLLKYSDLDEAIAIQNGVPQGLSSSIMTLNLREAEQFLSAAGSDCGIANVNIGTSGAEIGGAFGGEKETGGGRESGSDAWRAYMRRQTNTINYSTQLPLAQGIKFDV, encoded by the coding sequence ATGATGGATTTTCTGGCCGCACTGCAGCTCAAGGCAACCAATGCCGGTGTCAGCACCGGGTCTCAATGGATAGAAACTGCCACCCCTTTATTGGAATCCCACTCGCCGGTGGATGGCCGGCTGATCGGCGCTGTTCATATGGCTGATACCGCCAGCTATGAGGCCGTAGTGGCTAAAGCCCAGCAGGCATTCCAGGCCTGGCGGGTATGGCCTGCGCCCAAACGCGGTGAAGTGGTCCGCCAGATCGGGGAAGCGCTCCGCCAGTACAAGGAGCCCCTGGGCAAGCTGGTATCCTATGAGATGGGCAAGAGCCTGCAGGAAGGTTATGGCGAGGTGCAGGAAATGATCGATATCTGTGATTTTGCCGTGGGGCTGTCGCGCCAGCTCTATGGACTTACCATCCATAGCGAAAGGCCGGCCCACCGGATGTATGAGCAATGGCATCCCCTGGGACTGGTGGGAATTGTCACCGCCTTCAATTTCCCCGTAGCTGTCTGGAGCTGGAATACCATGCTGGCATGGGTTTGCGGGGATGTCTGTATCTGGAAGCCTTCAGAAAAAACACCGCTCTGCGCGGTGGCCTGTCAGCATATAGTCTCCACGGTATTTGCCCGCAACGGCGTACCGGAAGGCGTCAGCAACCTGCTGGTGGGCGGCCGGGAAGCCGGCGAATGGCTGTCGGACGATCACCGGATCCCCCTGGTTTCCGCTACCGGTTCAACCAGGATGGGCAAGGCGGTTGGCGCTGCTGTGGGAGCAAGACTGGGCCGCGTACTGCTGGAACTGGGTGGCAACAACGCCATCATCATCAGCAAAGAGGCCGACCTGGACATTGCCGTTCGCGGCGCAATCTTTGGCGCAGTGGGCACTGCCGGTCAACGCTGCACCACTACCCGCCGGCTCATTATTCACGAATCCGTGTATGAGACCATTAAGGACAAACTGGTGGCAGCCTACCGCCAGCTGTATATCGGCAACCCGCTGGAAGAACAGAACCATGTAGGACCACTGATCGATAAAGAAGCCGTGAAAAATTACCTGGCCGCCATTGAGGACTGCAAAGTAGAAGGCGGTCATTTTGTAGTGGAAGGCGGCGTGCTGGAAGGTCCCGGTTATGAAAGCGGCTGTTATGTAAATCCCTGCATTGCCGAAGCCCGGCCCGATTTTGCCATTGTACAGCAGGAAACCTTTGCACCCATATTGTATTTATTGAAATATTCAGACCTTGATGAGGCCATCGCCATCCAGAACGGCGTACCGCAGGGTCTATCCTCTTCCATCATGACCCTGAACCTGCGCGAGGCAGAACAGTTCCTGTCGGCCGCGGGAAGCGACTGTGGCATCGCCAATGTCAACATCGGCACTTCAGGCGCTGAGATCGGAGGGGCGTTTGGCGGGGAGAAAGAAACAGGCGGCGGCCGGGAAAGCGGCAGTGATGCCTGGAGGGCCTACATGCGCCGGCAAACCAATACCATCAACTATTCCACCCAGCTGCCCCTGGCGCAGGGTATCAAATTCGACGTCTGA
- a CDS encoding glycosyltransferase family 39 protein, whose translation MYPSDAQSHWETWLNRWFRPLLITSILVNAGALFITILEPDGALYASISRTMADSGDFINLKVEGRDWLDKPHFPFWMAAFSIKLFGANSFAYKFPALLFWLLGAFYTYRLALEFYSKQVAQIATLVYVTAAHLVISNNDVRAEPYLTGLVAGSVYHYYKASQQKIGWQLVAGSLLAGMALMTKGPFILITIGAGFILHWCLRKEWRQFLHPRWWLALLLVGLFTLPELLCLYWQFDSHPEKTVFGRTNVSGIRFFFWDSQFGRFFNTGPIRGKGDPTFYLHTLLWAFLPWSLLLYAALYGRLKSLLTSRLYQSREFITLGCAGFTLLLFSLSRFQLPHYSNIIFPFLAIMTADFIVHVYKKGALKAAWWCQQVLAILLPLLLLALAFFYGFPHPVLVMGGLLLLAALLFWLFRQPGLPGALGRSTGMALLVYAFINFLFYPAILRYQSGSQAAFTLASRQWTGPVFMVREAPASYSLAYYLPQPLQFCRLEDLSAKKQVALFVPEQLADSLLNADPAYRVFARLPHFHISQLTGKFINQQTRDSALQQQLILVKD comes from the coding sequence ATGTATCCTTCCGATGCCCAGTCGCACTGGGAAACCTGGCTTAACCGCTGGTTCCGCCCCCTGCTGATCACCAGTATCCTTGTCAATGCCGGCGCCCTTTTCATCACCATCCTGGAACCCGACGGCGCACTCTATGCGTCCATTTCCCGGACCATGGCTGATTCCGGTGATTTTATCAACCTGAAAGTGGAGGGGCGCGACTGGCTGGACAAGCCTCATTTCCCTTTCTGGATGGCCGCCTTCAGCATCAAATTATTTGGCGCCAACTCCTTTGCCTATAAGTTCCCGGCGCTCCTGTTCTGGCTGCTTGGCGCTTTTTATACCTACCGGCTTGCCCTCGAATTTTATAGTAAACAAGTAGCACAAATAGCTACACTTGTGTATGTTACAGCTGCTCATCTCGTTATTTCCAATAATGATGTCCGGGCCGAGCCCTACCTGACCGGCCTGGTGGCAGGCAGCGTATACCACTATTATAAGGCCTCCCAACAAAAGATCGGCTGGCAGCTCGTGGCCGGCTCCCTGCTGGCCGGCATGGCCCTGATGACCAAGGGACCTTTTATCCTGATCACTATCGGAGCAGGCTTTATTTTGCACTGGTGCCTCCGCAAGGAATGGCGGCAATTCCTCCATCCCCGCTGGTGGCTGGCCCTCCTGCTGGTGGGCCTTTTCACCCTCCCGGAATTACTCTGCCTGTACTGGCAGTTTGATAGTCACCCGGAAAAAACGGTTTTTGGACGAACCAATGTCTCTGGCATCCGGTTTTTCTTCTGGGATAGCCAGTTTGGTCGCTTTTTCAATACCGGCCCGATCCGGGGTAAAGGCGATCCGACATTTTACCTGCATACCCTGCTCTGGGCTTTCCTGCCCTGGTCCCTGCTCCTGTATGCAGCGCTGTACGGCCGGCTGAAATCCCTGCTGACCAGCAGGCTGTACCAGAGCCGCGAGTTCATCACCCTGGGCTGCGCTGGCTTCACCCTGCTGCTGTTCTCCCTCTCCCGGTTCCAGCTGCCCCACTACAGCAATATCATTTTCCCCTTCCTGGCCATCATGACCGCCGACTTCATTGTCCATGTATATAAAAAAGGAGCCCTGAAAGCCGCCTGGTGGTGCCAGCAGGTGCTGGCCATCCTCCTGCCGCTACTGCTCCTGGCGCTGGCCTTTTTCTACGGGTTTCCCCATCCTGTGCTGGTGATGGGCGGGCTGCTGCTGCTGGCCGCTCTCCTGTTCTGGCTGTTCCGGCAACCAGGATTACCCGGGGCCCTGGGTCGCAGCACGGGCATGGCCCTGCTGGTGTACGCCTTTATCAATTTCCTCTTTTATCCGGCCATCCTGCGTTACCAGTCGGGCAGCCAGGCCGCTTTTACCCTGGCCAGCCGGCAATGGACCGGACCTGTATTTATGGTGCGGGAAGCGCCCGCCAGTTATTCGCTGGCCTACTACCTGCCGCAGCCTTTACAGTTCTGCCGGCTGGAGGACCTGTCTGCTAAAAAACAGGTGGCCTTATTTGTTCCGGAGCAGCTGGCCGATTCCCTGCTGAACGCCGATCCTGCCTACCGGGTCTTTGCCCGGCTCCCGCATTTTCATATCAGCCAGCTCACGGGTAAATTCATCAACCAGCAAACGCGCGATTCCGCATTGCAGCAGCAGCTGATCCTGGTGAAAGACTGA
- a CDS encoding OmpA family protein, which translates to MKKFFTLLICCSVASVSFSQMRLALTGGPHYSSVLEKNSLPNWEATTKPGYETRGGFNAGVLAEIPLGNKKHWFLQPGLYYMTKGRKYTHMADTALAQTDTLYQKNTFYPNYIDIPLNLTYKIPLGKRANFFVSAGPYVSFFYTGKQSTETKLLEPDNSTRLKKSDGAIEAGSETWKVKTFDYGVNARVGFEFGSFIVSGYASQGLNNFYHAPYDGDLKHRVTGVTVGFWLNKHAKPESKPRDSDGDGIPDERDHCPNSSGPLTTNGCPDRDGDGIADHTDKCPDLPGLARYHGCPVPDTDKDGINDEEDKCPLVPGLEKYQGCPVPDTDGDGVNDELDKCPTVPGPVSNQGCPIPDTDGDGVNDRDDKCPRTPGSKANDGCPLVKKEIVEKVNFVAQRIFFARNSYQLTEASRKQLNKIVGILKDNPDFIMNIEGHSDNTGWASLNLNLSQKRSDAVKAYLVKLGIDASRVSAVGYGQERPVADNGTPEGRSRNRRVEMNVTGK; encoded by the coding sequence ATGAAAAAATTTTTTACACTGCTGATTTGCTGCTCTGTGGCTTCAGTGTCCTTCAGCCAAATGCGGCTGGCCTTAACAGGGGGGCCACATTACTCTTCCGTTCTTGAAAAAAACAGTCTGCCCAACTGGGAGGCTACCACCAAACCTGGTTACGAAACGCGTGGTGGATTCAATGCAGGTGTGCTGGCGGAGATCCCGCTCGGCAACAAGAAACACTGGTTCCTGCAGCCCGGCCTTTATTACATGACCAAAGGGAGGAAGTACACGCACATGGCTGATACGGCCCTGGCGCAGACCGATACCCTCTACCAGAAAAACACTTTTTACCCTAATTACATTGATATCCCGCTTAACCTCACTTACAAGATCCCGCTTGGCAAAAGAGCCAATTTCTTTGTGAGTGCAGGTCCGTATGTCAGTTTCTTCTATACGGGCAAGCAATCTACCGAAACCAAACTGCTGGAACCGGACAACAGCACCAGGCTGAAAAAATCAGATGGCGCTATTGAGGCAGGCAGCGAAACCTGGAAAGTGAAAACTTTCGATTACGGCGTTAATGCCCGCGTTGGTTTTGAATTCGGCAGCTTCATTGTTTCCGGATATGCCAGCCAGGGCCTCAACAATTTCTACCATGCCCCGTATGACGGCGACCTCAAGCACCGCGTAACAGGGGTCACCGTAGGTTTCTGGCTCAACAAGCACGCCAAACCTGAAAGCAAACCAAGGGATAGCGATGGCGACGGTATCCCGGATGAAAGGGACCACTGCCCCAACTCTTCCGGCCCGCTGACCACCAATGGTTGTCCCGACCGTGACGGAGATGGCATTGCCGACCATACGGATAAATGTCCGGATCTGCCGGGGCTGGCCAGGTACCATGGCTGTCCTGTACCGGATACAGATAAGGACGGCATCAACGATGAAGAAGATAAATGTCCGCTGGTGCCGGGTCTTGAAAAATACCAGGGCTGTCCTGTACCGGACACCGATGGTGATGGGGTGAATGATGAGCTGGATAAATGCCCAACCGTTCCGGGCCCCGTGTCCAACCAGGGTTGTCCCATTCCCGATACGGACGGTGATGGCGTCAACGACCGGGACGACAAATGCCCGCGCACCCCTGGCTCCAAAGCCAATGATGGTTGCCCGCTGGTCAAGAAAGAAATTGTGGAGAAAGTGAACTTTGTGGCACAACGCATCTTCTTCGCCAGGAACAGTTACCAGCTGACAGAAGCTTCCCGCAAGCAGCTGAACAAGATTGTGGGTATCCTGAAAGACAACCCTGACTTCATCATGAATATTGAAGGTCACTCCGATAATACCGGCTGGGCCTCACTGAACCTGAACCTGTCACAGAAACGGTCGGATGCAGTGAAAGCCTACCTCGTGAAACTGGGTATTGACGCTTCCAGGGTGAGCGCTGTCGGATACGGACAGGAACGCCCGGTAGCAGATAACGGTACGCCGGAAGGAAGGTCCAGGAACAGGCGCGTGGAAATGAACGTTACAGGAAAGTAA